The genomic region GCTCTTGGTCCTCGCCTTTTGGGTGGGAGGCCTAACACCTACTTTGGCCCTAACCTTGATCTTTTTGAGAATCTTCGTTCGTGCAATGAGTGCCGAGGATCAAAAATCAGGACTTGCAGGAGCCGGCGCTTCACTTCTTGGGCTCCTATGGATTGGCGGTGCCTGTGCTCTGGTGGTAATGCTTCGCCTGCTTGATGTCGGCAAAGAGGCCGTCTTGTTTTTATTTGCGGTCGTCTGGGCTAACGATATTGCTGCCTATTATATTGGTCGCGCTTTCGGTTCCCGAAAACTCGCCCCCTCAATTAGTCCAGGCAAGACGGTTGAGGGCTCTGTCGGTGGTCTCGTTGTGGGTGTTTTAGCGGGCCTGGTGGTAGCGGTCTGGTTGTTAAGTTCCCTGGATATGGTGGTGGCGATTTTTGTCGCCATGGTGGTAGGTCTTCTCTCGCAGGTTGGTGATCTTTGTGAGTCTTTTGTGAAACGGGCGGCGGGGAGGAAGGATTCTGGGTCCGGTATTCCAGGACATGGTGGTATTTTAGATCGCATCGATGGACTGCTTTTGGCAACGCCCCCGTTTTACTTTTTTCTAAGATGGTTCGCTGGCTGATGATCTTTTGAGGTATTTGCCGTGAAGAAGGTAGCCATTCTCGGCTCAACTGGAAGTATCGGAGAAAATACTCTTCGCGTCATTGCGGATAACCGGGATCGATTCGAGGTTGTAGCGCTAGCCGCAGGATCGAATTGGGAGCGGT from Nitrospinaceae bacterium harbors:
- a CDS encoding CDP-archaeol synthase; translation: MVRFLSAIALAVPLLLSVWYGPPIVFLVIAVIVALVAAWEFQGLLADCGWESVRWEGALDAGLLVLAFWVGGLTPTLALTLIFLRIFVRAMSAEDQKSGLAGAGASLLGLLWIGGACALVVMLRLLDVGKEAVLFLFAVVWANDIAAYYIGRAFGSRKLAPSISPGKTVEGSVGGLVVGVLAGLVVAVWLLSSLDMVVAIFVAMVVGLLSQVGDLCESFVKRAAGRKDSGSGIPGHGGILDRIDGLLLATPPFYFFLRWFAG